The Pseudomonas cavernicola DNA segment CAACGTAACCAATCGGAATCCATCCGAGAGCACGGAAATCTAACATGTCGTTCAACAGGACGTCGCCGCCTGTTAACTCAAACGTTAGGTCGCAGAGGGAACATGCACCAGATCAAGTCCAATTTATACCCTTGCGCTCATTGCTCTGGCGTGGGTACCTGCAAAAATGGCATCAATGAGTCTTCTTGCGCTGTTTGTGTAAAAGAATATGAACTAAAAGGCAAAGAATTCGCAGGGCTTCCATGTGGTGTTTGCGGTGGTATCGGGCAAGCAGAACCTCGGACTGAGCGCATCAATAAACGAATGCCTGCCATATTAGGCTTTATGGTTGTTTTCCTTTTAATGTTTGGCGTATTCCTCAGTGCGGCTTTGAAAAGTCCATACTTCAGCGAGGTGTTAGCCTTCTCTGGCACACTCATTGGTACAGTTTTGGGTTTCTATTATTCAGACCGCAGCAAGGCAACCTAACTAGTGGTTCAAATCGTTCGCTACGCTCACTGGGACTGGCTAAAGCCAGCCCCTTAACCAAACGTTATACCCTTACCATCAGGAACTGCGCATGGAATTCAGTGAGCTGACCGTTGACGTAGAATCCGCAATTGCAGCAGCTTACGACTCTAAATTGTCTACCAAAGAGCAAAAGAAACTTATATAAGGGGAAAGCTCAGGGGTGAAAACGCGCTCATCCAGCCAATTGAAGCAGCGATTATTGTTATGCGCCCGGCGAAAGGACAACGACACACGGCAATGGTAACTATCGAGGTTCTTACTTCTAAGCTCGACACTTTCAGAAGTCTCAGCGAAGAGCGCAAGAATTGGGTCGACGAAGCTTTGGCACGCGTCAAAGAGGAAGACTACCACCCTAAATGGTCTGGATTCATACGTTTGTCGGAGCTATCTGTATGAATACTCATGCGATTACATTTTCATCAATTGGGGTTATACATCCGACGAATACGCCATCCTCACCCAATTTCAAACTACCATCATGGCCACCTCCCGCGGACTTTCCAGTAGTGGTAGACCAAGATGGGAACGTGATCAGCAGGATATCTGATCACATTTGGAATATAAGTATCTGGGCAGGGAAATCGCTTCATCTAAATTTTGGAGACGGCCCTCAACGCCGCTCATCGGATCCAGTAATTAGTAAAGAGAATGCGGATATTCTAAGGCTCGTTTCCGCATTTTGGCTTTGGGGCCCTAAACCCTCAATATCAGCCGACTCTCTCAAGGCCAGATTCACGAGCATATTTAACGTGTTTCGTTTTTGCAGCAGCCGGAATATTGTTGCGACTCAGCTTTCAGAGTCTTCGGCAATCGACGAGTTACACACGAGCTTTACAACAGCAGCGGGCGAAAAAGCACTAGTACTTCTTCATGATTTATTTGAACAGAGCAAAGCATTGCAATTTGTGATTCTCAATAAAGAATGCCTGCGTAGGTTTGCTGTCGCGCTCCCTGAACACCAGGTTAAACAAACTGCCTACATACCCCCCCGTATTTGGTCGTACCAAGTAACACGGCTAAAAGAGCTAATCGACGACTATCTCAACCATGAGGAAAATATTAAAAATTGCTACATGGATTGCTTAGCCCAGTACCTCAACAAGAAATCTAAATACACTTCACCCTTTGGTGGGTATAAGCCCGCCGAAAAATTTCAGGATGTCACCGACCGGTATGGAATTTCTCATTTACTCTACAAATGGATACTTCCCCCCGGAAACAATCTCCACGACCGGGGCCGTGGGTTAATCGCTTTTTCATCCTTTTTAACACTCACCAGCCGATCAGCATTAAATTACACCCTTAACTTTTCCTTGATGAGAATTGACGAGGGATGGAACCTTCGAAGTGACTGTTTCAGCAAAGAAGTTGATCCACACTTTGGCCACTTCTGCCTTTTACGTGGCGAAACGACAAAAACCATTCAAGACTCTGACGCAAATTGGATCACTTCCCCGTCGGTGGAGCTAGCTGTAAATGTCATGGCCTCGATAGCCAAACTTCGCATGGCCGCCGCCAAAGCTCGTAATATCAAACTCCCACAGGACCATTTCGATAATCCGTACCTGATTACAAGAAGCTTTGAGCCCTGGAGCAACCACAGACCCAAGAAACACGTCGATTTCCAACCGTCATATGCGTCATACGACGGGATACTAGATACATATCCAAAACTTTTTGATAAGGACATATTAACTATCACGCCAGAAGATTTGCAGATTGCAAAAATCATCACCCCATCTCTAGACCTTAGCACACACAATGTGGGAGCACCGTGGAGGTTTTCATGGCATCAGCTTAGAAGAACAGGTGCAGTCAACATGCAAGCTTCTGGGCTTGTTTCAGACTCGTCAGCTCAATATCAACTGAAGCACAGTACACGCTTTCAAACATTGTATTATGGACAAGGTTATTCACACGTACGCTTAAATGAGAGCGCACGAGTCGAATACCTCACCGCCATGTATAGATTCATTGGCAGAGAGGTTTCGAAACTTCTATCTAATCAATTTGTTAGCCCTTACGGTGAAAACCATAAAAGCGAACTTCTTAAGCTGGTATCTAACTCTGACGACCAGAAACTGACGGCCGCAGCCAAAAATGGCCAAGTGAGTTGGCATCCAATCCTTCTGGGAGCCTGTTGCTACAAAGGAGTATGTGCTCACGGTGGTATTGACAACATTATTAGGTGTGGCGGCGGCGACGGGCAACCGCCGTGTGCGCACACTTTATATGACAAAGAGAAAAGGCCAGAAATTATAGAGCTCCAAAATGAGGTCAGCTCCAGCCTGAAGTCTGCCGAGCCAGGATCACCCTTTTACCAATCTTTGCAAGCTCAATACAAAGCAGCGGAGAATGCTCTAAATGTCATCGCCAAAAGTAAATAACTCATCCCTGAGCAAAGCCGAGCTTAACTTTCGTGATGCTTTCATGCGGCTATGCGCAGGTAAGCCCAGAGTAATTCCAAAAGGGTCGCCTGTTTCTCAGAATAATGTAGCTCGTGAGTCCGGGGCAGACCCATCAGCGCTGAGAAAGTCACGGTACCCCCTTCTAATTAATGAAATTCAGAGATGGATCAGGGACAATGATGTTAATAATGGATCGCCCTCCGCTAGGCAGATCAAGAAAAAACATCAAGATCACACTCGATCTTTGAGAAAAAAAATTGACGATCTTCGAACCCAGCGCGACCTTGCCGCCTCCCTCTTGGTGGAGGCTGACGCAAAGATTCTCGAACTGACCCAAGAGCTGCTATACCTTCAATCAGTTTTAGAGTCGAATGGAATTACACAACCAAAAACTTTCTAACAAACGCTTGTCGTGGCGATGCCCTTCGTTCATGTTTGGCCAGGCGATTTGGCGTCCCCTTGGAACGGTGCTCATTTTAGGCCGTTCAGATTTCCTGATCTTATGGTCTCCCTCGGCCTCGTATGACGAGTATAAGCGAGTCTTTCCGACTGAAGGGCAGCCTGTAGCAAAGACCGAAATAAAGGAGGGCATCCCGCTCTCTATTCGCCTTCCGAACGGTGGCCCTAATGCTACGATCGACCTGCCTAGCTTCGTCGACTACTGGTGCCGTAAAGGCATTCTCAGCATGCCGATCAGTCAGCGCGCTAAGCCTTTCAAGGATTTTGAGCCTCGTGAACGCTTCTCCGTAGAGGCCTTGGTACGGGTGAGCTTCATATCGGAGTCGTACCGCAACACGATGCAGGTGACTACGGAGGTAGCGCAGGAACTGATCGCCACTGGACTCTTTAAACTGGTCAAGTTCGACAGCGCTCGGATGAAAGATGGGTACCCCTTCGTGCGCTCTGAGGCCTTGGTCAAGGAAGAACATGCGGTCCTGGACATCGAGAAGTACTCGCGAGCGGTCAAGTGTTTGGAGATCGTAGAGGATGTTGCGGTCCAGTACGTGAAGGAGCATAAGCCCTCCAAGCCCATCTCCGACAACTGGCACTATCGGATCCCCGGCTAACGGAAGGCCGTTCCGAGCAGATCCCCGCCAGCCGAAGGCTGCCGGGGATTTTTCCGTATGAAGTCAAGACCTCAGGCCAGGAGCAGCGGCTCAGTCACCAACAACTAAGACGCCAGTAAATCCGGATCGTCGTTGCGCGTGTAGTTCACCCGGGTGCTCACCCGATGTCCCATAAAGCCATCACGAGCGCTGGCGATAGCCGCACTGACCTCCTGAGGTGAACAACTTTCGGATAGCCACGGATCAAACTGGTGAGGCGCGAGGTCATTGTTCCAGCGTTCGCCACCACATGCGTACCTAGTCACTCCATACTTTTGGCATGCGTTAGCGTTCCGCCCTCTCCCAGCCTGAAAATGGCTATTCCGCCTTAACCGGCCATAATTGGTCCAACCGGGTTGTATAACTCTGGCTGATCATCTCCCTCCGCATCCCCCAGTCCGGCTCTTCCGGCACACCTCCCGGCCGTAGCGTCCCCCTACCCCATCTCGCATTGATAGCATCCATCACACCCATCACCCGCTCCGACGCCTCCGGCTGCGTCACGGCAAACAGGTCGTCGGTGAACTCGCCGCGCTGGCGCAGATCAAGCAGCAGCAACTCGGCCTTACTGAACGCAAAACCCTCCCGGTAGATCAGCTCCAGCCCATCGGCGGCCGCCTTGCTTATCAGGCGGGTATCGTCAGTTGGGTATGGCAGCTCGACCACCACACCCTTGGCGAATTTCGGTTCGTCTGGATTGAACATGCCGGTACGGATGCTGACCCGCACCCGCTTGCACATCGATTGCTGCGCGCGGAGCTTCTCGCAGGCGCGCGCTGCATAGGTCGCCACTGCTTCCCGAATTGGCGGCAGCTCACGCAACCGCTTGCCGAACATCCGGCTACAACAGATCTCCTGCTTAGGCGGCGTTGCCTCTTCCAGTTCAAGACAAGGCGTGCCGCGTAGTTCGCGAGCGGTCTTCTCCACCACCACGCTGAACTTCTGCCGCAGGGTCCAGGCGTCGGCCTGGGCGAGATCCAATGCGGTGCGGATGTTCATCTCGGCCAGGTGCTCGGTCATACGCCGGCCAATGCCCCAGACCTCGCTGACATCGGTGACCTTCAGCACTTTGTCGCGCCGATCCGGATCGCGCAGATCCACCACCCCTCCGGTCTGTCGCTGCCAGCGCTTGGCAGAATGGTTCGCGAGCTTGGCCAAGGTCTTGGTTGTGGCGATGCCAACGCCGACCGGGATGCCCGTCCAGCGCAACACCCGCGCGCGCATTGCACGACCCAACGCCTCCATATCACCAGGCATGCCCGTCAGGTCGGCGAACGCTTCATCGATGCTGTACACCTCGATAGCAGGCACCATACCTTCGAGCGTTGTCATCACGCGCTGGCTCATGTCGCCATAGAGGGCGTAGTTGCTGGAGAACGCCAGAATGCCGTGGCGCCGAAGTTTGTCGCGGATCTGGAAATATGGCTCGCCCATCTTGATGCCCAGCAGCTTGGCCTCGGCCGAACGGGCTATCACGCAGCCGTCGTTGTTCGACAGCACCACGATGGGGGTATGCGCCAGGTCTGGCCGGAACACTCGTTCGCAGCTCGCGTAGAACGAATTGCAGTCGACGAGCGCCAGTACCTGTTCAGCCATGGT contains these protein-coding regions:
- the umuC gene encoding translesion error-prone DNA polymerase V subunit UmuC produces the protein MAEQVLALVDCNSFYASCERVFRPDLAHTPIVVLSNNDGCVIARSAEAKLLGIKMGEPYFQIRDKLRRHGILAFSSNYALYGDMSQRVMTTLEGMVPAIEVYSIDEAFADLTGMPGDMEALGRAMRARVLRWTGIPVGVGIATTKTLAKLANHSAKRWQRQTGGVVDLRDPDRRDKVLKVTDVSEVWGIGRRMTEHLAEMNIRTALDLAQADAWTLRQKFSVVVEKTARELRGTPCLELEEATPPKQEICCSRMFGKRLRELPPIREAVATYAARACEKLRAQQSMCKRVRVSIRTGMFNPDEPKFAKGVVVELPYPTDDTRLISKAAADGLELIYREGFAFSKAELLLLDLRQRGEFTDDLFAVTQPEASERVMGVMDAINARWGRGTLRPGGVPEEPDWGMRREMISQSYTTRLDQLWPVKAE
- a CDS encoding molecular chaperone DnaJ; this encodes MHQIKSNLYPCAHCSGVGTCKNGINESSCAVCVKEYELKGKEFAGLPCGVCGGIGQAEPRTERINKRMPAILGFMVVFLLMFGVFLSAALKSPYFSEVLAFSGTLIGTVLGFYYSDRSKAT